In Roseofilum reptotaenium CS-1145, a single genomic region encodes these proteins:
- a CDS encoding CAP domain-containing protein has translation MRWQDPLIFLSATSVAIAVAQPIAVQAQGISYDCSGQLQRGDRVLESDGSLYDICEFEAQAGQSISITLESVDFDTVLAVIDSEGNLLASNDDIDENTTNSALTVTFPADGIYRLIVNAYDAEGSGGYILSATGSGDIQKPINQPRENTQMAISSGETAAQFYNRYQRNPGAIPIPDCATRTSKLTRSEIQQVLLEHNRSRKDADRYVPNGLPPLPAVIWNCDAAAVAQQWADQSRGSQGHSANAWRQQQFSNRTGLQGGAAKLGENLAWSGGSDRSVVSSVVSSVTRWDDERKDYNHNTQACQGVCGHYTQMVWRESTAIGCGIYRGPVRWPGGDRTWPEGYFLSCTYHNAGNFNNDNPLIDHPDWYYD, from the coding sequence ATGAGATGGCAAGACCCCCTGATTTTTCTGAGTGCAACATCTGTAGCGATCGCCGTAGCTCAACCCATTGCAGTCCAAGCGCAAGGTATTTCCTACGATTGTAGTGGCCAATTGCAGAGGGGCGATCGCGTTTTAGAGTCGGATGGCAGTTTATATGATATTTGTGAATTTGAAGCACAGGCAGGACAGTCCATTTCCATTACGTTAGAAAGTGTAGATTTTGACACGGTTTTGGCGGTCATCGACTCCGAGGGTAACCTATTAGCCTCAAATGACGATATCGACGAAAATACGACCAATTCGGCATTGACCGTTACATTTCCAGCGGATGGGATATACCGACTCATCGTCAATGCTTACGATGCTGAAGGTTCCGGAGGCTATATCCTGTCTGCTACTGGATCTGGAGATATCCAAAAACCCATCAATCAGCCCAGAGAGAACACTCAAATGGCGATTTCTTCAGGAGAAACAGCGGCACAATTTTACAACCGTTATCAGCGTAATCCGGGTGCTATCCCCATTCCCGATTGTGCTACCCGTACGTCTAAACTCACCCGCAGCGAAATTCAGCAAGTTTTACTCGAACACAACCGCTCCCGCAAAGATGCCGATCGCTACGTTCCTAATGGCTTACCTCCCTTACCTGCGGTCATCTGGAATTGTGATGCGGCCGCAGTGGCGCAACAGTGGGCCGATCAAAGCCGAGGTTCCCAAGGTCACAGTGCTAACGCCTGGCGGCAGCAACAGTTCAGTAATCGTACTGGACTCCAAGGTGGAGCGGCTAAACTGGGTGAAAATTTGGCTTGGTCGGGAGGCAGCGATCGCTCTGTCGTTTCTTCAGTGGTCAGCAGCGTCACCCGTTGGGATGACGAACGCAAGGATTACAACCATAACACGCAAGCTTGTCAGGGGGTCTGCGGTCATTATACGCAGATGGTATGGCGGGAAAGTACCGCGATCGGTTGTGGTATTTATCGTGGCCCCGTCCGTTGGCCGGGAGGCGATCGGACCTGGCCGGAAGGATATTTCTTAAGCTGTACTTATCACAATGCAGGTAATTTCAATAACGATAATCCTTTAATCGACCATCCAGATTGGTACTACGATTAG